From the genome of Periplaneta americana isolate PAMFEO1 chromosome 17, P.americana_PAMFEO1_priV1, whole genome shotgun sequence:
agcatggaaatttttattcaacTCTgggcactaaaagcctagaaatattgaactgaacttttgtactgaaaatttttaatcCCAAAGGCAACACTACCCCGTTCACTTAAGGGCATTTTAGGATACCCACCCACGAAAAAAATTTACCACAAAACTCGCAATAGAAAGGATTGTAACCAATGGGCTTGAACTACATCAACGATACAGCTATTAGCGGAAAGCATTTGACGGCATTCACTTTGAGGCCTCGTCTTTGTGCTAGAGTTCATGGCATTTATTACGAAGCTCAGATAATCAATTTAAACGAACATCGCATTTCAAAGGTCTGTCGACTATGTGCAGGCATTCATGTCCTCTTAGTGTACTCGACTTAGtgaaacatttaccacaaacgtcacatttgaaaggtttctggcCTGTGTGCAGCCGTTCATGCTTTCTTAGGACACTCAAATCTGAGAAGCATTTACTACAAAAATGACATtcgaaaggtttctcgcctgtgtgccggcGCAGATGTCTTTTCAGGGCACCCGATGTCGTGAAATCCTTACTACAAacgtcacatttgaaaggtttttcgccTGTGTGCCTGCGCAGATGTCTTTTTAGGGCACTCGATGTCGTGAAATCCTTACCACAAacgtcacatttgaaaggtttttcgtGAGTGTGTGTGCGTTTATGGGCTTTCAAATTACCCAACAtagagaaacacttaccacaaacatcacatttgaaaggtttcgaGCCAGTATGCAGACGTTGATGGTGTTTTAGGTTACCAAACTGAACATAACACttaccacaaatatcacatttgaaaggtttctccccACTGTGCAGACGTTTGTGGACTTTTAATTTACCCGACTGCgtaaaacacttaccacaaagaTCACATTGGAatggtttctcgccagtgtgcaCGCGTAGATGTGCTCTTAGGTAACACAACTGCGCGAAAAGcttgccacaaacatcacatttgaaacgtTTCTCCCCAGTGTGCAGGCGTTTATGAGATTTTAGGTTGTAACAGTTTGAAAAATACTTCGAACAAACATCGCATTTGGAAGTTTTCTTGCCTATGTCAGTGCATAAAAGACTGTTCAGTTTTTCCTTAGTTGAGAAACATATTCTAGATAATTCTAATTCCAATTGTTTCTGATCTTCACGAGTACGCACAGGTTTTCCCAAGGAACTTGAATTCTTGGGAATTTCGCACAGAGTCTCGTTCTCTTCAAGTGCGATACTGTGCAGTTCTGATGATACAGTCCTCTGATTGGTAGCTGCAACCCTGAAGTAAATATACTATCAGTCTATAAAATAGTCGCAACAAGTATACATTGTATTATTGAATATTCAAATGAAAACAAACCTATTTCATGAGGAGGTATATTACAATTAAAGATACAGTCTTGTAATTGATTAATGAGCAACAATTTGGACTTCACCTGTGCAATAAATTTTATAAGGATTACACCACGTTAGTCAACTCttagcttttatttttaataaacctCTCTGTTCAAAGCCACCTGCCTTTGCCTTAATATTTTTCGACAATCGTGCTATTTTATGCTATTGTTTCGAAATTCGGGATTGCAAATGTGCTATAACGTTTTCTATCTCTTATTCTTGTGATATATAAGATCTTTATAGTTTGCTAATTGTGTCActttaaaattagaaaaatttgCAGTGGAACATAACTGACTGCATTTCGTAGTAGCGTCATCATGAGAAAATCTGTATTGGTATTATCTCTAACTTCATATTTGTTGTTTTGCGAAAGTTAAATTAATAACAATGCTTTAAAAGTTCtccaacaatttaaattacaatttaaaagaatataggcaaactaaatataattttttcatctGCCATAATGATAAGTATaagtttattcttttctttttgggGTCATGGTGATTTGAATAACATTCCataaaccaagaaaaaaaaaaaagactatgtTGTGCTGCTATCATCACGTGGTAAGTCTTGTTCAATGAGAGACAACAATTTTAAGCCACAAATAATAGCCTACTCCAGTGTAACAAAACCAAAGCAGGCGTCGATACTATGGTCAAGAGGCTAGACAGTACACATCTTGTCAGATGGTCTGTACCACATAAAAGACGTCAGTTCTGTGAACATTCTCTAGAATCCTGaatggaaaaagaaacaaaacatcaTGGACGCATAATCCTACTTGAACTAGGCGACCAGCTGGTACGTATCTGAATCACACAGAGATCTACGATTGTAGTATTCAGAAAGCTAGAGCGTGTTTGCATGGAAGCACTTGGTACACACTCCATAGAATGAACCCCGCATTAACCAATGTATGAACTGGAAAGGGAAGGAAAAGTGGACACTGCCACATGCGCCCAAGTTTGCCGGAGAGGAAACTGACCTGAAGCTTCTGATgttagacgaaattaagatatttggcttgtatgcggagactatgagaaaggcaggaaataggaaatattggagaatactgggtttgcaaagACAGACCTGCCGACGAGCAgaatactgtgaatgaatgaacgattcgGAGTGTTGGATGGATGAATACAATCTAAGTTTGGTTCAGTGTCTGCTATGAGCTTCCCATGTTACTCCACTCAAGCACTTGATTACGGTTGATCTGTTCCTTACACTATTAGTGATATTGTATAAGAAAAGGAAAGTGGCATTTCAAATTTGATAGAATTTCGAGTCTGAAGTATTTGCAGATGTTGGTGGGCCACATTTTTGATAATGGAAAACAAATAGATTGGACAAACTAATGAAAACAttcagaataacaataataaagaatCATACCATAGATCACTAATGATTTGACACAATAGGATGTACGCTTTGCGGCAAAAAAATGGGCTGACTCTTAGTCGTTAGAAATTCTAAGCTCTGCCGCGCAGTTCACACGAGAAAACGAACTGCACTTGAAGGTATTGCTGTTCTGGTTGTTCATTGAAACTCGTCCGTCTACAATATAGTCAACCTTACGAGGTGTGTGTGACGTAGGAATAAGATATCCGCTTTTCGTACCATGGCTTGTGATTTGGCTTCCCGGTAGcgtaaaattattcattattttactttcaattaatttattttaaatgttaaatggcGTTTGTTAATAAAATTTGCTACGGTTCTCTTGTGAAATATTACTGCCCAACACCTATAGGgctttataaacaaaattaatattggtATCACTTCCTGAAGGAACGAGAAACACATcagatataaaaaaaacaagaacaaatatatacacaaaaaaagTCTGTGTATTTAGTAATAATGCCATTCGATTCTATATGTGGCGCAgaactactatcaagagtgctacCTGCaaacactaaaacaaaattggaattttttttcaCCATTTTGTCCAGTGTGCAGTCTTTAGGAAGCAGCGCATCAAAATCATTAACAGCGATATATAGCACATATCTCTAAACCAGCGGCGTCATCAAGTTCTCTTACCTGGTGTTCTTCAATTTTGTTCCAGCACAGCACGCGTTCTAACATCACCCCCCTCGATATCCTTATCCTACCCGCAGTTTTATGCTTTACATCCTAGGTAAGTACAAATTTAAGGCATATGTACATCttcagatacaaaaaattttgttttgtataattttgctctgtgaaatttttatacaattgagaatggtaccagaaagagaatgaagtgaacaaatcccttgaaattatgcccaaattgtttttaaaaattactttgtttataattttgacatgcaacttgaaatctgatagctcatgcagtttttaagatagagccacagttttttcactgttttatagctaaaactattctttagtgcctgacatatagctattttttattttaatttacat
Proteins encoded in this window:
- the LOC138692572 gene encoding zinc finger protein 180-like produces the protein MHTVIEEPKMEVTAEDNEVFIERVAATNQRTVSSELHSIALEENETLCEIPKNSSSLGKPVRTREDQKQLELELSRICFSTKEKLNSLLCTDIGKKTSKCDVCSKYFSNCYNLKSHKRLHTGEKRFKCDVCGKLFAQLCYLRAHLRVHTGEKPFQCDLCGKCFTQSGKLKVHKRLHSGEKPFKCDICGKCYVQFGNLKHHQRLHTGSKPFKCDVCGKCFSMLGNLKAHKRTHTHEKPFKCDVCGKDFTTSSALKRHLRRHTGEKPFKCDVCSKDFTTSGALKRHLRRHTGEKPFECHFCSKCFSDLSVLRKHERLHTGQKPFKCDVCGKCFTKSSTLRGHECLHIVDRPLKCDVRLN